Proteins from one Clostridium cellulovorans 743B genomic window:
- a CDS encoding adenosine deaminase has protein sequence MKHEFIKALENNDLPEMKKIPKSDLHNHATRGGNKRYIGKYYGITIPKHPKFNNLHEMNQWNSQNIKPFIKGRAGYKKRIEAAFVQAKNDGVKVLDMCFEIGEVSEFGGSVERMVQALKSLHNTFAPNVTFIPGIALGSYYPMDEMSRGLEEFLAQDYFKSLDIYGEEEDALKFKSLFRKAKDKGLILKAHVGEFGSAELVQRAVEELELNQVQHGIAAANSKSIMRWLSDNKIILNVCPTSNVYLSRVEDYNVHPIKILYDNGVKVTVNTDDMIIFDASVSEEFFNLYNAGIFAAEELNEIRENGLRAGI, from the coding sequence GTGAAGCACGAATTTATAAAAGCATTAGAAAATAATGATTTGCCCGAAATGAAAAAGATACCAAAAAGTGATTTACATAATCATGCAACAAGAGGTGGAAATAAAAGATATATTGGAAAATATTATGGGATTACCATACCAAAACATCCCAAGTTTAATAATCTTCATGAAATGAATCAATGGAATTCACAAAATATAAAGCCATTTATCAAAGGAAGAGCAGGCTATAAAAAAAGAATAGAAGCAGCTTTTGTTCAAGCTAAGAATGATGGCGTTAAAGTGTTAGATATGTGTTTTGAAATTGGCGAAGTTTCTGAATTTGGAGGTTCAGTTGAAAGAATGGTACAAGCGTTAAAGAGCCTTCATAATACATTTGCCCCTAATGTAACTTTTATACCAGGAATTGCGCTGGGTTCCTATTATCCTATGGATGAGATGAGTAGGGGATTGGAAGAATTTTTGGCACAAGATTATTTTAAATCACTTGATATTTATGGTGAAGAAGAGGATGCACTTAAATTTAAAAGTTTATTTAGAAAGGCTAAAGACAAAGGATTAATATTGAAAGCGCATGTTGGGGAATTTGGAAGTGCTGAATTGGTTCAACGTGCTGTAGAAGAGTTGGAGCTTAATCAAGTTCAACATGGCATAGCTGCAGCAAATTCTAAAAGTATTATGAGATGGCTTTCAGACAATAAAATTATACTTAATGTATGTCCAACAAGTAATGTTTATCTTAGCAGGGTTGAGGATTATAATGTACACCCTATTAAAATATTGTATGACAATGGTGTAAAAGTAACGGTAAATACAGATGATATGATAATATTTGATGCAAGTGTTTCAGAAGAGTTTTTTAACCTTTATAATGCAGGGATATTTGCTGCTGAAGAATTAAATGAAATAAGAGAAAATGGATTGAGAGCGGGTATTTAA